From Ruminococcus sp. HUN007, a single genomic window includes:
- a CDS encoding ABC transporter ATP-binding protein — protein MIKISNISKSIDKTSILENIDIEIRKGSVFGLIGVNGAGKSTLLRLMSGVYKPDKGTITYGGEPVYDNAAVKQKIFFISDSVDGYSDMTPKQLKAFVKNYYPNFSDELFDTLCEKLKLDTDKRMAVFSKGMKRQVLIIAGLAARTEYLLMDEAFDGLDILMKKTVTGIIFDEVMDHGLTVVISSHNISEVSALCDSAAMISGKTVKFIRNEGSENTLFKVNTAFKTDFSPESLSGLNLIKSEKTGSVYSLIIKESKENIEKAFASCETLFLDIFPLTLEEAFLYEAENSES, from the coding sequence ATGATAAAGATAAGCAATATATCAAAATCGATAGACAAAACGAGTATACTTGAAAATATAGACATTGAGATCAGAAAAGGTTCCGTATTCGGACTTATCGGCGTAAACGGTGCCGGAAAATCAACGCTTCTGCGTCTTATGAGCGGAGTGTACAAACCGGACAAAGGTACGATAACCTACGGCGGTGAACCCGTATACGACAACGCTGCAGTAAAGCAGAAGATTTTTTTCATCAGCGACAGCGTGGACGGGTATTCCGACATGACACCGAAACAGCTGAAGGCCTTCGTAAAGAACTACTACCCGAACTTTTCAGACGAACTCTTTGACACACTGTGTGAAAAGCTGAAACTCGACACGGACAAAAGAATGGCAGTTTTCTCAAAGGGTATGAAACGTCAGGTCCTGATTATCGCCGGACTCGCCGCACGCACTGAATATCTGCTGATGGACGAGGCCTTTGACGGATTAGACATACTAATGAAGAAAACAGTAACGGGAATAATTTTTGATGAAGTAATGGACCACGGTCTGACTGTTGTGATATCTTCCCATAACATAAGCGAAGTAAGCGCACTATGCGATTCAGCAGCAATGATAAGCGGTAAAACTGTAAAATTTATAAGGAACGAAGGCTCAGAAAATACGCTTTTCAAAGTAAACACAGCTTTTAAAACCGATTTCTCTCCGGAATCACTTTCCGGTCTTAACCTTATAAAATCCGAAAAAACCGGCAGTGTTTACAGTCTGATAATAAAGGAAAGCAAAGAGAACATCGAAAAAGCTTTTGCTTCATGCGAAACTCTCTTCCTCGATATTTTCCCTCTCACTCTGGAAGAAGCTTTTCTTTATGAAGCGGAAAACAGTGAAAGCTAA
- a CDS encoding GntR family transcriptional regulator, with protein MISIDLKSSVPIYEQLYKKISELIIKGMLSENDQLPGVRTLAKDLGVNPNTVSKAYQELERNGIIYSVSGRGCFVAAVDHSAVREGILEDFDKAVHEALRSGITVEELKKRIDKIT; from the coding sequence GTGATAAGTATTGACTTAAAAAGCAGCGTACCTATTTATGAACAGCTGTATAAAAAAATAAGCGAACTCATAATAAAAGGCATGCTGTCTGAAAACGACCAGCTTCCCGGAGTGCGTACGCTTGCCAAAGATCTCGGGGTAAATCCGAACACAGTTTCAAAGGCCTATCAGGAACTTGAAAGAAACGGGATCATTTATTCCGTATCCGGGCGGGGATGCTTTGTTGCAGCGGTCGATCACTCGGCGGTACGCGAAGGCATTCTTGAAGATTTCGACAAGGCAGTACATGAGGCTTTGCGTTCAGGAATTACCGTCGAAGAACTGAAAAAAAGGATAGATAAGATCACCTGA